The Candidatus Mycosynbacter amalyticus genome contains the following window.
GGATCGTTTCCGCGCCTAACAGAGTCAGTGGCGCTTGAAAGTGTCACTCCTCGTGTTATACTAGATACTAGATTTATAGAACCAGGGGGAGAGACTAGGAATGCCCGAAGTAAAACCAAGTGAAGTCCAGACATTTGCAAGCATCAAGGTAGTTGGTGTTGGCGGTGCAGGTGGTTCAGCTGTCAATCGCATGAAAGAAGCAGGCCTGTCTGGTGTGCAATTCATTGCCATGAATACCGATGCACAGGCGCTTCACAATTCTAAGGCAGATGTAAAAATCCATCTCGGTAAAGACGCGACTGGCGGACTCGGTGCCGGCGCAGATCCAAGCGTAGGCGAACAGGCCGCGCACGAATCTCGTGAAGAGATTAAAAGCGCACTTGAAGGTGCAGACATGGTATTTGTGACTATCGGTGCTGGCGGTGGTACCGGCTCCGGTGCCGGGCATGTAGTGGCCGAAATCGCTCGAGAGCTTGGTATTTTGGTGGTTGGTGTTGCGACTAAGCCGTTTAGCTTCGAAGGAGAGAAGCGTCGCACCAACGCTGACTGGGCTATCGCGCATTTAGGGCGCCAAGTGGATACACTGATTACGATTCCAAACGATCGCCTACTTCAGACTATTGACCGCCGCACACCGCTTCTTGAGACGTTCAAAATCGCCGACGACGTACTGCGGCAGGGTGTGCAAGGTATCTCCGAGCTTATTACCGAGCACGGCCTTATCAATCTCGACTTTGCTGACGTGAAGGCAATCATGAGCAATGCTGGTAGTGCGCTGATGGGCATTGGTCGTGCGAGCGGTGAAGAGCGTGCAGCTCTTGCGGCGCAGCAAGCAATCGAGTCACCACTTATCGAAGTCTCTATCGATGGTGCAAAAGGCGTGCTGTTCAATGTCACTGGTGGCTACGATATGTCGATGAGCGAGATCCAAGAGGCTGCCGAGATTATCACGAGCGCAGTTGCACCGGATGCCAATATCATTTTTGGTGCAACCCTCAAGCCTGACCTGGAAGATGAATTGATCATCACTGTTATTGCAACCGGCTTTGATAGCGAATATTTTGATGAGCAGGCGGCAGCACTTGGTGGCGCGGCTTCAGTATCGCAGGAAGCTCAAACTCCAGAGCGTCTCACAAAAGTGGACGATACGGAGGTGGAGAGCGTCAACATGGATCTCGACCAGACGAATGCAGCTGCAGAATTTGCGGCCGAGCCATCGCATGATATCTGGAGCCAACCCGTACCAGCACCAGAGGAAGACGACGAGTCAGATATGCCCGCATTCTTGCGTCGTCGCAAAAAGAACAAATCAGACGAATAGGATTCCAAGGAGCGACAATGAATACCCAGCAGTACCGTATCGGCGACAGCAAGGTGCTGGAATCGCGTGAAGTGAGTGATGGCAAGACAATCCGCCGCCGCCGCGAAACACTCGATGGCAAATATCGTTTCACTACGTACGAGCGCATCGAAAAGCCGAACCTCGCCGTCGTCAAAAAGAACGGTAGCCGTGAACTATTCGATCGCGAGAAACTAGCCGGCGCAATCAAGCAGTCGGTCGGCAAATTTTTCAAATCAGAGATAGAGGTTGAGCGTATCATCGACGATATCGAAGACGCCGTCTATGCAGTTGGTGAATCGGAAGTTTCATCCAAGCATATCGGCGAAATTGTGCTTGATAAACTTGCCGATAAAAATGAGGTCGCATATGTGCGTTTCGCAAGCGTCTACCATGACTTCAAGACACTCGACGAGTTTGAGTCAATCTTGGCATCACGTCGCAGACAAAGGGAGGGTGAGGCGTGAAAGTTTCAGTAGTCTACCGCGAGGAAAGTGATCATGCACGTGCGGTCATCGATTTTGTGAGAGACTACCAGCGTCAGACCGGGCGCGAGTTGGAGACGATTGACCCCGACTCTCCGGAAGGGGCGCAGTTTTGCCGCACATACGATATCGTGGAATATCCAAGTATCGTAGCGGCCAGCAACGAGGGTGTGCTACAAAACCTCTGGCGCGGCCTTCCATTGCCACTTATCAACGAACTGAGCTATTACGACCATGATGAATAAACTACATGCTATCCGAGACTTTTTCACACACGAAGACAAGAAGCTTCGTGACGATCGCTGGATATTTGCCAGTATGCTCGTAGGTGCAGTGTTAAGTCTCCTTGCTTCGTTTGTACTATCATACGATGCGATTCAAATTGCTAAAAATCCTAATGCCGAGCTAAGCTGCAGCGTCAATGTTGTCATCAACTGTGCAACAGTTGCCAAGCACCCGACAGCAGAAATGTTTGGCTTCCCAAATAGTTTTCTTGGACTTATGGCAGAATCGGTTGTCATCACGGTTGCCATCGCAGGCCTTGCTGGCATTCGTTTTCCGCGAGGCTTCATGTTTGCGGCCCAGATAGGCTACACCCTCGGTCTTATCTTTGCGTATGTCTTGTTTTATATCAGCTTCTTCATCATTCAGGCATTGTGCCCGTGGTGCTTGCTTGTCACGCTCACTACCACGCTCGTATTCTTTGCCATGACGCGCTACAATATCCGCGAGAATAATCTCTATTTGCCGAAATCTATTATGAGGCCACTGCATCGCTGGATCGAGAAGGATTATGACAAGCTACTCATGTGGTCTCTCATTGTGATCTTTATTGCGGCTATCATCGTCAAATATGGAGACGGTCTGTTTGCCTAGTATGCTCGTCAGCTTTGTGGCCGCACTGGCTGCTGCGAGTGTATTTATGACCGGGGTATTTCTGTGGGCTAGGGCACGTGGCCGCTATGATGTGATCGACATCGCATGGGGCGTCGTATTTATTGTGATTGCTGTGACAACGTACATACTAGGCGACCCTGGTGCCTTGCAGCTACTACTGCTACTACTTGTTGCCGCTTGGGGGCTCAGGCTGTCATTGCATATTTATCGGCGCTGGCGTCGTTCGGACAAAGAGGATCATCGCTATCAGCAGCTCCGGCGTGATTATACTAAGAAGCGTGGCGGTGTGGCGTGGAATATGTATGGCAAAGTATTTTTGGTGCAGGCTCTACTCGCAGTCGTCGTTTGTACACCGGTTATCATTGCGATGGGTAGTGAGCCTGCTCTGATTGGCACATGGGCGCTTGTCGGCGCGTGTATCTGGTGTATTGGTTTTTATTTCGAGACGGTAGGTGACTGGCAGCTGCGTAAGTTTCTTTCTGACTCATCAAACAAAGGTAAGATTATGACGCGGGGCCTCTGGAAATATACCCGTCACCCCAATTACTTCGGTGAGATGACGCAGTGGTGGGGGATTTTTGTGATTGCGCTGTCCGTAGAATACGGGTGGGCGGGGCTTATTGGGCCACTTGTCATCACATGGTTACTCGTGTTTATATCTGGCGTGCCACTTACCGAGCGTCATTTCCGCGGTCGTCCAGGCTGGGACGAGTATGTGCGACGTACGAGTAAGCTTATTCCTCTGCCGCCTCGTAGCGACGATTGAAAAACACCACCAAAATTGCTACTATAAGTACAAGACGTTTGAGTGACTATCCATCACGAGTCGTGGGAAGAAAGGTGTAGACCGACTAGAACCCGCCGCTACGCTAGCGACAAAAGCGACAAATAAGCGCTAAAAGAATCACTTCTTTTGGAAGTCAGATGGTACCGTCCGCCGATGCGGATTCTGACAGCCGGAAGAAGTGGTTTTTTATTTTACGAAAGGATGTAGGATGAAATTCAAAGCTAACTCGCGCCGACGCGCACTAGAATACGAAAAAGATTGGGTTCAAAAGTGGAAAACACAGAAAACGTTTGAAAAATCGGTCGAACAACGACCAGCGGATAATGCCTATGTATTCTATGACGGCCCGCCCTTCATCACGGGTGTGCCACATCATGGAACGCTCCTGAGTAGTGTAGTGAAAGATGCTGTGCCGCGTTATCAAACTATGCTTGGCAAACGCGTGGAACGTGTGTGGGGCTGGGACTGTCATGGTCTACCGGCAGAGGTATTTACCGAGAAGAAGCTTGGTATTAAAGACCGACGCGATATCGGTACGAAGATTAGTCTAGAAGAATATATCACAACCGCTCGCGACAACATGGTTCAGACGAGTAGCCTGTGGAATGACACAATCGACCGTATCGGCCGCTGGGTCGATATGGATAATGCATACAAAACCATGGATAAAGAATACATGGAATCCATCTGGTGGGCATTCAAGGAACTCTACAATAAAGGCAAGATCTACGAAGGTGAGCGCGTACTTATGTACTGCACACGCGACGCCACGCCGCTTTCGAAAGCCGAAGTTACTATGGATGCCGGCGCGTATCAAGATGTTACCGACCCGAGTGTCTATGTGAAGTTCAAGCTAACAAACGGCAACACTCTACTTGCTTGGACTACCACGCCGTGGACACTGCCGGCCAACACGGCCGTGGCAGTGAACAAAGATTTGGACTACGTAGAAGTAAAGGTGGGTGATGAACAATTTACTGTAGCCAAAGAACTCGTGCAGAAGGTATTGACTGACGAAAAGCATCAGCCGCTGGAGTATGAAGTTGTACGTGAGCTCAAAGGCGAGGAGCTAGTGGGACTTAGTTATGAGCCGCTGTTTGAAAATAGGGGAGAGGATGCGCACAAAGTATGGGCGGCAGACTATGTCTCGGCTGAAGACGGTTCTGGTATCGTGCATATCGCACCAGCGTATGGCGAAGAGGACTTCGAGTTGGCGCAGCGCGAAGGTATTCCTGTCGTGCATGTCATCGATGAAAATGGCCTATATAGCGAGACAGAGTGGCGGGGCGAAAACGTCTGGGAGATCAACAAGACAATCGCTAAGATGCTTCATGAGCGCGGCACCGTCTGGAAGATCGACTACATCCGCCACTCGTATCCACACTGTCATCGCTGCGGCACACGTCTCATGTACCGTGCACATCCGAGCTGGTTCTTTGACGTGCAAGGTCAGAAGCAGCTCATGCTGGAGAAAAATACCGAACAAATCGAATGGTTTCCCGAGCATCTCAAACACGGGCGCTGGCAGAAAAACATCGAAGCCGCGCCAGACTGGAACCTGTCTCGCGACCGCTTTTGGGCAACCGCTATGCCAGTCTGGGAAGGCAAAGATAAAGACGGTAAGAAGCACCAGATCGTGGTAGGCAGCTACGCCGAACTCAAAGATCTGAGTGGGCGAGAGCTCGACGATTACCACCGACCATGGGTCGACGACATTACGTTCGAAAAAGATGGGATCCACTACACTCGAATAGAAAAAGTACTAGACGGCTGGTTCGAGAGTGGTAGCATGCCGTTTGCACAATTCCATTATCCATTCGAAAACAAAGCCAAGTTCGAAGCCAATTTCCCTGGCGATTTCATCTCGGAGTACATCGGCCAAGTCCGTGCATGGTTTTACTACTTACATGTCGTGGGTGTCGGACTGTTTGGTGAGGCACCGTTCAAACATGTCATCACCACGGGCGTGGTCGCGGGCAACGACGGGCGCAAGATGAGTAAAAGCTATGGCAATTACACCGATCCAAACGAGCTGATGGATAAGTTTAGTGCCGATAGTCTACGCTTCTTGCTACTCAGTAGCCCGCTGCTAAGCGGAGAAGACTTCGCGTTGCACGACAAGGATGTAGGTGATGTCGCACGCAAACTCAGTATGATTTGGAACATGTACGATTTCTTTACTATGTATGCAGAGGTTGACGGCTGGGAGTTCGACCCTACGAAGCCATTTACGACCAACCCGGAAGACGTTCACAATCCACTCGACAAATGGATCATCAGTCGCGTGCATGAGCTGAACAAGCATGTCAGCGAGCATATGGATGCCTATAACTTACCGGTCGCGATGAGTGAGTTTCTACCGTTTATTGAGGATGCGAGTAATTGGTTTGTGCGCCGCTCACGCCGACGTTTCTGGAAGAGCGAAGATGACGGTGACAAAGCCGAGGCATATTGTACGCTGCACTATGTACTGATGAAACTGTCGGTCATCCTGGCGCCATTTACACCCTTCCTGAGTGAAGAATTGTATCAAAATCTTGGTGGCGGTGGGGAGTCGGTACATTTGCTTGACTGGCCGTCTAACTACACTGTTGATCAGCTTGTACTCGACGAAATGGGAACTGTACGTGAGTATGTCAATCAAGCCCTCAGTATCCGTGCCAAGGAACGTCTCAAAATTCGCCAGCCACTCGCGAGTGTAACCGTACCTACGCTTGGCAAATTTGTGAATTTCGAAGACATCCTCACCGAAGAGCTGAACGTTAAAAAAGTTGTTCAGGGTGGCGAACTGACACTTGACCTAGAACTTACGCCAGAGCTCAAGCGCGAAGGCCTCATGCGTGAAGTGATTCGACATATTCAAGCGACCCGCAAAGACGCCGGTCTCAATGTTGATGATCGCATCGTGCTGCACCTTTCAACTGATAATCAAGAGCTTGCGGCTGCTATCGCCGAACACGAGGATACGATACGCACCGAAGTGCTCGCAGACGGTGTGTCGACCGATAAACTGTCATATGAAAAAGATGTCAAAGTTGAGGGAGCGGATCTTCAAGTTTCACTCGAAAAATACTCTGCCTAAGCTTGAGTAAATCCTTAAAATCTGCTATCCTAACCTCATAAACAATCAAATCGCATGTGGAGTGCAGATAGAGGTGTGAAATGGGGCTGGCTATTAAGTCGAAACGTCGCGGTGGGCTGATACTAACAGTAATAGCGGCATTTGCGCTAGTCGCACAGCCAATGTATGGGCTTATAGCGGACCAAGTGGCGCATGCGGCAGGCAATGTCACAATCAACGAAGTGTCGAGCGCTAGCTCGCCAGAATGGGTTGAACTATATGCTCCGGCTGACACAAATCTTGCTGGCTGGGTAGTGCAGTTCGACGCAAATGACGGCACCGCGCAAAAGAAAATCCTTACCAGCGCCGATGTGACAGACGCAAACGGCTTGTTTGTTGTCGAGACAACAACCACATGGCTTACAAATACTGGTGACGTAATCAAACTGTACGACGGCACCACTCTCAAGCAGACGGTGACGGTGCCAAACCTTACTGCTGCGCAGAGTTATCGCGCAGACTATGACGGCGCGTCGGCATTTGCAATATCCGGCACGCCGACAAAAGGTATCACAAACGGTACAGCCCCCGCACTCACACTTGCCCAGCGTGTTGCTGCCGCAGCTCCTGGTGATACGATTGATATTACAAACGACGAAGTTATCCCGTCGCAAGTCGTCATCACTAAACCTCTAATAATCAAAAGCTCCACCGGCGCCAAACTTTCCACGCCAAATGCACTCACCGGTATACTTGGCATCCAGTCAAATAACGTCACAATCGATGGCCTGATATTTGAATCCAACTTTGATATCGGTGAGTCGCAAGTCGTCCGTGGTTTGGAAATCTCTAGCTACACGGGTATTACTGTCAAAAACAACCGGTTCCTTAATCTCCGTCAGCCTGCCTATATCAATGACAACGCGCAGGTGACGGTGATAAATAACTATACCAATCAGACAAAAGGTTGGGTCATTCTTTCGAACAGCAACGTTTCATTTAGTGGTAATACTTGGGGTACAAATGTACTTGATATTGCCATCATCGCTGGTGCGACAAATAATTATTCTGACGCACAAGTGGTTGCTATGAGCGATACAAATGCTGATGCGGTGGTAGAAAATCAGTTCGGTGGCAGCAAGCGACTCTCCGATGCCTATGTGACGCAGACTAGTAATGGCAATAGCGGTGATGAAGGTTCAAAATGGAATCCATATACTAGTATCCAGAGCGGTGTCGGTCGCATCGTACCAGGCGGTACTGTCCATGTTGCAAATGGCACATATAGTCAGTCAACATCTGTCGATAAGTCGGCCACCGTCAAAGCAGAGAGTCAGGCGGCTCGCGTCATCGGTGGACCAAGCTACAACGACACAGCGTTTCGTGTCGCAGCACCAAACGTCACAATCGATGGATTCTCAATCGGCGACACATCATCGATGGTAGGCACCGTCGGTGTCGATCTGGGTGGCAGCGCAGGTGCCGTGGTCAAAAACAACGTCATCGAGCACAACCAGCGTGGCATCAGCCTTGCGGGCGCGTCAAACGTCACACTTGATAGCAACACGGTACGTGATAACAATGCAAATCCAGAGAATAATGCGGGAATTTGGGGCGATGCCGTAAGCGGCATCACTATAGTAAATAGTGCATTTTCGGGCGCAAGTAATACTTCGATTAATCTCGCTGGTTCGTCAAACATCGTTCTCTCACGCAATACCTTTACTAGCGGCGCAAACGCTGCAGTGCTATGGGGCGATAGCAATGTCACGCTACAAGATAACTTGCTAAGTGGTCTCAGTAGCACTGGCTTCTTTGTCACTGGTACGATTGGGCTAAATGCGACCAACAATACACTTACAGCATCGACGACAGGCAAAAGCGCTTTCAGCATCAGCACGGCAAGCGGTGCCCAGTCATCCGACATTACGCTAACCGGCAACAAGATTACTGGCTATACAAACGGTTTGAATGTAGGTTCAGGATCATTCAGTGGGACTGTCGCAGCCACGAAAAACTGGTGGGGTAGTGCAACTGGCCCGCAAGATACAAACAGTACCGATGGCAGCACCCCGGCAGCAAATGCTGCAGGCACTGGCGTCGCCGTCAACGGTGCAGCGCGCTACGGTAGCTGGTGCCTCAGCGTTGCGTGTACTGATTTCTACGGCGCACTGACTGCACCAACTAACCTTACTCCACCTGCTGGCGCCTTCACTCGAGATCGCGGCTTCTCGATGACTTGGAACGTTGTTCCTGGTGCAAGCATCTACGAATACCGCACGGCAAATACATTGGTCGATGCGACTACACTCGGCCCAATCATTTATAGCGACAACAGCGCCTCGTCGAACTACTCTGTAGCAGGCGGCAAGGTGACGCGCGGTAACAGTGGTACGCCGGATGCCGATTACTACTGGCAGGTTCGCGCCGGCGACGGCTCAGGCAGCTGGGGTCCATGGAGCGCGATTAGCAAAGTCACTGTCGACAACGTTGCGCCGACTAGCACAAATGACCTTGCTAGTCTCGTGCGCGGCAGCCTGATAATTCACCACACAATTACCGACAATACGCAGCCTGCCTCTGGCAAACTCCGCATCTGGAAGCAAAATTCAGACGGCAGCCTCGACAACTCGAAGTTCTACGCGAGTGCCAACGCGGTTGCCACCGACAGCGCAGGAGTCGCTACTTATGCACTCAATACCGCGTCGCAGCTCTATGGCGATGGCAAATACACTGCCAAATTCACTTCACGCGACGCAGCAGGCAACGAAAGCGTCCAAGAAAAAGTCTTCACTGTCGACAATACGGCACCGACAGTCACTGTTAAATCGGGTGCGATCGGCAACACAACGAGCAAAATCTTTAGCAACGTCAGCCTTAGTCTCTACGACGCGTACCAGGTCGACAGATACGTGCTCAACGGCCAAATGGTTGATTTCACAAACAATACCTACAGCGACGCAAACTTCCAAAACATCAAATCAAAACTCGTCCAAGGCTCCAATACATTCGTACTCTACGATGTCGCTGGCAATACCACGACATACGTCTTCAACTATGACACGGTTGCCCCTGCTGCTCCGACACACCAGTCGCCAGGGGCAGACACCATCCAGTCGTCAAACGATTTCTGGTTTGATTGGTCCGACGTGTCCGACGCCGTGAGTTACGAGATGCAAAACTCGCAAAATCCAGCGATAGGCGCAGATGGTTCGTTTACAAATGTCCAGTGGACAGGCGACTACCAACAAATCCAACCAATTGAATCGCAGGCTCGCTCTGTCGGCGCCAACGGTACTTGGTACTGGCAGGTTCGCGCAGTCGATGCAGCAGGCAACAAAAGCACATGGACAGCACCATGGAAGGTCACGATTGACCATGATGCACCACATGTACCGGTAGATCTTACCTGGGTCGCACAAGGTGGCGCTAGCGTCACGAGTGGAAACGCCACAAACGTAGCGCAGGGGACACTAGGCTGGAATCACGCTTTGAGCGATTCGGATGTTGATCATTATAAATACTATTTCTGGACAAATATTCCAGGTTACTTCAACGGTCAGGCAAACGCTTGGTCGACCAGCGATGCTTCGTACTTTACTAATTCTTCTATAGGTGGCTCTATCTGGACAAACTTCGACCACCGAGAGGGTACTTACTACTTCTGTGTCAAAGCAATCGACTTTGCAGGTAATGAATCGTCCTGTAGCGATACGTTCTCTATCCTATATGATGCCACAGCGCCTATAGCACATGTGACTGCTAGTTCCTACGATGCTGCAGCCAAACAGCTTACAGTCCAGGGCGACACAAGCGACACAACAGACGAGGTAACAGTCGAGTACGCTGGTGCGAGCTATGTGGCAACTGTCGATTCAGACAAAAAATGGACAGTCACCATCCCCACTCCCGCATCACCAGATGGTCAAGTTGTGACTGCCTTTGCGCGCGATACTGCTGGCAATGTCACGAACCCTGGTGCGACACACACCGTTGCTGTCGCCCCTGCCGCAGAACCTAGTGGCAACATAAACGGCGGTCAAAGTGATGGCTCAGGAGAGGGCAACGGCACTACTGCGCAGCGTTCTGTCGTGACAACTCTGCCATCCGTGCTTGGTGCGGTATTGCCGGTATTTATCGTCAGCGCAACGACGCCAACCGTAGCAACAACATTGCCGACCGGTAATGTTGCGGTGGACTCGGCGCAGCAGGCAACTGTACTGGGTAGCGAAACTACAAGCAACTCAGCTTCAGGTGGGGACGACGAATCTAATGTCAAAGGCGCTGCAGACGAAAAAACAAGCGCCAACTGGTTTGCGACTAACTGGTGGTGGCTCGTTCTACTCTTGGCCGCTATCGGTGGCACATGGTGGCTCTTGGTCGCACGTCGTCGCCGTGTTGCAGAAAACGCATAGCATCTTCCTGATGTGATGTAAGCGAGTATCTCCGTCACAGATACTCGCTTTTTTCTACCACAAGCACTATACTAGTGGCACATGGCCACAAAAAAACAAAAAACCTGGCTGCAAAAAGTGCACCACAGCGGCAAGTACCACGCGCGCATGACACTCGTGCCGCACAGGCACAACCAATACAAGCCCCATCTTATTCGCCGACAAGGTCTCATGGTTATTGTGGTGGCAGTGCTGTTGGTGCAGCTTATCACGCATCTTAACTATTTCCATGCGGTACTAGGTGATCAGGCGCAGGTGACGGTGGCGGGGTTGCTCGATGGCACTAACGATGAGCGTTCCAAGGCAAATCTGCAGCCACTTACGCTTGATGCTCGCCTCAGCGACGCAGCCTATATGAAAGCTCGCGATATGCTAGACAAACAGTACTGGTCGCATACATCACCGAGCGGTGTACAGCCTTGGAAATGGCTGGGTGATGCAGGTTATAACTACAGCTATGCAGGCGAAAACTTGGCACGTAATTTCAGTACAAGTCAGGCGGTAGTGAGCGCCTGGATGGCCTCACCCTCGCATCGCGACAACGTACTTAAGAGTCAGTACCAGGACGTCGGTTTTGCAACAGTGGAGGGGACTATGAATGGCCATCCCATCTCACTTGTGGTGGCTATGTACGGTACGCCGCCCGTCTCGGGTATCGGCGCAGTCCAGGGGGTTAACTTTGCGGCACCAGCTAGTGCGCAGCTAAGTCTAGCATCGCGCATCGGCATTGGCTTACAGTCGGTGAGTCCGGCTATTCTCAGTAGTATTGTATTGTTACTGCTTGCAGCAATTGTGGCACTTATAGCTCAGCTATACCACCGTCATATCCCCAAATACCTACAAAGTACTTGGAATCGTCACCACGGACTCGTCAAAGGCTTAGGGTTGTCGTCATTTGTCATTGTGATCTTGGCGTTTTACAGTACCTATGGTCAACTCTAGTACATATTATTGACTTTTTAGCATAAGAATGTTAGAGTAGTGTTTGTAAACGCTCATACACAAACACATGATTCTATTGCCAAAACACCATATTACATTTGACCCTATAGACCCACTTGGTGATGGTCTGGGCGAAGATATTGCTGCCGAGCGCCGCGAAGCGGGGGCTATTCGAGATCTTACTGATCCTATCGATCCGCAAGATCTCGCACAGTCGTGGGGCGCTCT
Protein-coding sequences here:
- a CDS encoding CAP domain-containing protein, which gives rise to MATKKQKTWLQKVHHSGKYHARMTLVPHRHNQYKPHLIRRQGLMVIVVAVLLVQLITHLNYFHAVLGDQAQVTVAGLLDGTNDERSKANLQPLTLDARLSDAAYMKARDMLDKQYWSHTSPSGVQPWKWLGDAGYNYSYAGENLARNFSTSQAVVSAWMASPSHRDNVLKSQYQDVGFATVEGTMNGHPISLVVAMYGTPPVSGIGAVQGVNFAAPASAQLSLASRIGIGLQSVSPAILSSIVLLLLAAIVALIAQLYHRHIPKYLQSTWNRHHGLVKGLGLSSFVIVILAFYSTYGQL